In Monomorium pharaonis isolate MP-MQ-018 chromosome 3, ASM1337386v2, whole genome shotgun sequence, a genomic segment contains:
- the LOC105838514 gene encoding dolichyl-diphosphooligosaccharide--protein glycosyltransferase subunit 2, producing MILSAVLLLVLTALCSHSVLSEVTQSTNSYLSTADRARLKNILESGFQLDDISSVYYAVSGYKLLGETISKTDAICKYLIKSNGENITPETAFYLASTWKTIGGCQEFSTNIVTKILTNVIQKDTSTLSDLYYAVNGLTALSQKVPSARIDKLVKSIQAVLRKDDSLWNLGYVFHIAADLGTPAAFAFDRIEDAVVQADEVDGQYLQFEGGLSITSFLVNGILKLSTSLKKKPPLNFQQTVKFGNYLLSRRSVQTTKGVTNLLSALTALAVESLEKPVCITLAEGGLIISNKQPLVTVKVCDILGQALPNVPKVIANSATRVGDDVVILSNENLQPSTTEKTLFTMNLMNVKPDRGFYKILITAASVTNTITVKVLSEAILDYLEIGTGDADQTTQPKLTRINTESPSGKIDHKIEADSQQKLVMRFLLRDSANKKPIRVHQAFVRLTSVSTSANNKRGHEIFFVAEPDAAHVYKFDMPVGTAAANFGHQSGEYDMELIIGDAVISNPFRFNIGTVTLKFPEPTSVEGPDKGVSYKQQPNVYTTKPEIKHMFREPERRPPAFVSNLFTGLCLAPVLLLLILWARLGVNISNFPLSLSAITFHLGLGGIFVLFGIFWLKLNMFVTLRYLLGFGVVTFLAGNKMLSQIAQRHKSSR from the exons ATGATTCTAT CTGCTGTGCTACTATTGGTATTGACGGCACTATGTTCACATTCTGTGCTCTCAGAAGTTACGCAATCAACAAATTCTTATTTGTCTACGGCTGATAGAGCACGCTTGAAGAATATCCTTGAATCGGGATTTCAATTAGATGATATATCGTCAGTGTACTATGCTGTCAGTGGATATAAGCTGCTTGGAGAAACTATATCGAAAAcagat GCCAtctgcaaatatttaataaaatccaaTGGGGAAAACATCACACCTGAAACGGCATTTTATCTTGCCTCTACATGGAAAACAATCGGAGGCTGTCAAGAGTTTTCTACAAATATCGTAACAAAG ataTTGACGAATGTTATACAGAAAGATACTTCTACACTTTCTGATCTGTACTATGCAGTGAATGGTTTAACAGCTTTGTCGCAAAAGGTACCTTCTGCCAGGATCGACAAGTTAGTTAAATCAATTCAAGCAGTTTTAAGGAAAGATGACAGTCTCTGGAA cTTGGGATACGTATTCCACATTGCTGCAGATTTAGGTACGCCAGCCGCATTTGCTTTTGATCGTATCGAAGATGCTGTAGTACAAGCGGATGAGGTGGATGGCCAGTACTTGCAATTTGAAGGCGGTCTTTCTATAACAA gtTTTCTCGTTAACGGTATTCTTAAATTATCGACTTCGTTAAAGAAAAAGCCACCATTAAACTTTCAACAGACTGTCAAATTTGGAAATTATCTTCTCTCGCGGCGTTCTGTGCAAACGACGAAGGGTGTTACAAATTTGCTGTCCGCTTTAACCGCTTTAGCGGTCGAGAGTCTTGAAAAACCTGTTTGCATAACACTAGCCGAGGGAGGgcttattatatctaataagCAACCATTGGTTACGGTCAAGGTTTGCGATATTCTTGGTCAAGCATTACCGAACGTGCCGAAAGTTATTGCAAATTCCGCTACGCGAGTAGGAGACGACGTCGTTATTCTTAGCAATGAGAATTTGCAGCCATCTACGACAGAGAA GACTTTGTTTACAATGAATCTTATGAATGTGAAACCCGATCGcggtttttacaaaatattaatcacaGCAGCCTCGGTTACGAATACGATTACAGTAAAAGTTTTGTCTGAAGCAATATTGGACTATTTAGAAATCGGTACTGGTGATGCCGATCAGACTACTCAACCAAAACTTACGAG aataaatacagAATCTCCCTCAGGCAAAATTGATCATAAAATAGAAGCTGATTCTCAGCAAAAATTAGTTATGCGATTTTTGTTGCGTGACTCTGCCAATAAGAAACCGATACGCGTGCATCAAGCCTTTGTCCGCCTTACATCTGTCTCGACATCTGCCAACAACAAGCGAGGTCATGAAATCTTTTTTGTCGCTGAACCTGATGCTGCTCATGTTTACAAATTTGATATG ccGGTTGGAACAGCAGCTGCAAATTTTGGTCACCAGAGTGGAGAATATGACATGGAATTAATCATTGGTGATGCTGTGATTAGTAATCCGTTCCGATTCAATATCGGCACAGTAACTTTGAAATTTCCAGAGCCAACTTCAGTGGAAGGTCCCGATAAGGGTGTATCTTATAAGCAACAACCGAATGTATATACGACTAAACCGGAAATAAAG caTATGTTCCGTGAACCTGAACGCAGACCTCCAGCATTTGTGTCAAACCTATTTACAGGATTGTGCTTGGCACCGGTTTTATTATTGTTGATTTTGTGGGCTCGGCTTGGTGTTAATATCTCTAACTTTCCCTTGTCCCTCAGCGCAATTACATTTCATCTTGGGTTGGGAG gCATCTTCGTGCTGTTTGGTATTTTCTGGTTGAAGCTTAATATGTTCGTCACATTACGCTATCTTCTTGGTTTCGGAGTCGTTACATTCCTTGCTGGTAATAAGATGCTATCTCAGATAGCACAAAGACACAAATCGTCGCGTTAA
- the LOC105838515 gene encoding dynein regulatory complex subunit 2 isoform X2 → MTKDKKEYEAQEHAKMLRKKHLMREIKLGALNTNRYRTLWREMMMRIKMPQIIENVEIAWRNFDRALDIKDYRISFLMDELSEAEEQYQRNTRSHMEIIDRLLRSYKERIESKEKNYRRTLNDTLVQTNDEISKIYYQKNQFEISLQSITKGIQQQLEESLNNVKSIALSKIDAFVEDSKNIRRISAAQLENQLQSFWENLRQVLSDYQNKTKSRRKCYEALKDKDEKDQKVIAQQLLRTANHFEEIRKFRDNIATYEATTKKEISEIATEYDFFQKASWTVKNRLLSVFYTETSH, encoded by the exons ATGACTAAGGACAAAAAAGAATATGAAGCTCAGGAACATGCTAAAATGTTAAGGAAAAAGCATCTAATGCGCGAGATCAAACTTGGTGCTCTAAATACGAATCGTTATCGGACATTATGGCGGGAGATGATGATGAGAATCAAAATGCCGCAGATCATCGAGAACGTAGAGATTGCATGGCGCAATTTTGATCGAGCTCTCGATATCAAGGACTACAG AATAAGCTTTTTAATGGACGAACTGAGTGAGGCCGAAGAACAGTATCAAAGAAATACAAGATCGCATATGGAAATCATTGATCGATTATTAAGATCGTATAAAGAAAGAATAGAAagcaaggaaaaaaattatcgaagAACGTTAAATGATACGCTTGTTCAGACAAACGAtgaaattagtaaaatttattatcaaaagaacCAGTTCGAAATCTCGTTACAATCAATTACTAAGGGCATTCAGCAACAATTGGAAGAATCATTGAACAATGTCAAGAGTATTGCATTAA gtAAGATTGATGCATTTGTGGAAGATAGTAAGAATATACGCAGAATTTCTGCAGCACAACTTGAAAATCAGTTGCAAAGTTTTTGGGAAAATCTTCGACAAGTTCTGTCCGATTATCAAAAca AAACGAAGAGTCGCAGAAAATGTTACGAGGCACTTAAAGACAAGGATGAGAAAGATCAGAAAGTGATAGCGCAACAATTGTTACGTACAGCGAATCACTTCGAGGAAATACGAAAATTTCGAGATAACATAGCCACATATGAAGCTACGaccaaaaaagaaatttccgAAATTGCAACGGAATATGACTTCTTTCAAAAAGCTTCCTGGACCGTAAAAAATCGTCTTCTCTCAG TTTTCTACACTGAAACCTCGCACTAG
- the LOC105838515 gene encoding dynein regulatory complex subunit 2 isoform X1, whose translation MTKDKKEYEAQEHAKMLRKKHLMREIKLGALNTNRYRTLWREMMMRIKMPQIIENVEIAWRNFDRALDIKDYRISFLMDELSEAEEQYQRNTRSHMEIIDRLLRSYKERIESKEKNYRRTLNDTLVQTNDEISKIYYQKNQFEISLQSITKGIQQQLEESLNNVKSIALKTKSRRKCYEALKDKDEKDQKVIAQQLLRTANHFEEIRKFRDNIATYEATTKKEISEIATEYDFFQKASWTVKNRLLSGVHYSDFCFNLYWQFVKLDSLISNNMKKFLCNNILLLQFILYSIHVKVFYTETSH comes from the exons ATGACTAAGGACAAAAAAGAATATGAAGCTCAGGAACATGCTAAAATGTTAAGGAAAAAGCATCTAATGCGCGAGATCAAACTTGGTGCTCTAAATACGAATCGTTATCGGACATTATGGCGGGAGATGATGATGAGAATCAAAATGCCGCAGATCATCGAGAACGTAGAGATTGCATGGCGCAATTTTGATCGAGCTCTCGATATCAAGGACTACAG AATAAGCTTTTTAATGGACGAACTGAGTGAGGCCGAAGAACAGTATCAAAGAAATACAAGATCGCATATGGAAATCATTGATCGATTATTAAGATCGTATAAAGAAAGAATAGAAagcaaggaaaaaaattatcgaagAACGTTAAATGATACGCTTGTTCAGACAAACGAtgaaattagtaaaatttattatcaaaagaacCAGTTCGAAATCTCGTTACAATCAATTACTAAGGGCATTCAGCAACAATTGGAAGAATCATTGAACAATGTCAAGAGTATTGCATTAA AAACGAAGAGTCGCAGAAAATGTTACGAGGCACTTAAAGACAAGGATGAGAAAGATCAGAAAGTGATAGCGCAACAATTGTTACGTACAGCGAATCACTTCGAGGAAATACGAAAATTTCGAGATAACATAGCCACATATGAAGCTACGaccaaaaaagaaatttccgAAATTGCAACGGAATATGACTTCTTTCAAAAAGCTTCCTGGACCGTAAAAAATCGTCTTCTCTCAGGTGTGCATTATTCAGACTTTTGCTTTAATCTTTATTGGCAATTTGTAAAGTTAGACTCCTTAATCTCTAACAAcatgaagaaatttttatgcaacaatattttactgttacaatttattttatactctaTTCATGTTAAAGTTTTCTACACTGAAACCTCGCACTAG